The genomic stretch GTTGCAGGATCTGGTCATGACCGCGGCCAACGAAGCGCTCAAGAAATCCAAGGAGATGATGGAGGAGGCCATGAAGGGCGTCACCGGCGGCATCTCCATCCCCGGCATGTTCTAGCTCCGGCCGGTCGAAGGCGTGCGGAAGCGGCCCGGCGAAAGGTCCGGCCGTCCCATTCGCACGCCTTCGGGCGTCGGTTTTCCCCAAGGAGTCGAATTGCAGAATCTTCCCGGACCGCTCAAGGAAGTGGTCGACCAGTTGTCGAGCCTGCCCGGCATCGGCCCAAAATCCGCCCTGCGCATTGCCCTGACCCTGCTCAAGATGCCCCGCGAACGGGCGGCCGGAGTGGGGCAGTCCATCATCGAGCTGCGCGAGCGGCTTTGTCTTTGCGAGGACTGCGCCTGTCTGGCCGAGTCCAGCCCGTGCGCCATCTGCGCCGATCCCTCCCGCGATACCGGGCAACTCTGTCTGGTGCCTGAGTGGGACGCGCTCCTGGCCATGGAGGAGATGGGCATTTATCGCGGCAAATACCTCGTTCTTGGCGGGCTGCTGTCTCCTCTGGACGGCGTTGACCCCGGGCAGCTTGAAATCGACCGGCTGCGGCGCAGGCTCTCCACCGGCGACTTCACCGAATTGATTCTCGCCCTTGGGGCCACCCTCGACGCCGAGGCGACCGCCTCCTACGTCAAGAACTTGGTGGAGTCCGAATTTCCGGGCGTTTCGGCAACCCGGCTCGCCCAGGGCATTCCCATCGGGGGCGAGGTCAAGTTCATGGACAAGGAGACCCTCAAGCAGTCCCTCGTCCATCGGCAGAAGGTTTAACGGGCTCTTCGCATGAGCGACGAACAACTCATTTCCCTGCCTGACGTCGAGGTTGTCGGCGTCGTGTATCACAACAAGGAAAACGGCTACGCCATCGCCCGGGTTCGGACCAAAAACGAGCCTGGACAGATCACCATCGTCGGGACCTTGGGCGAACTGGCCGGGGGCGCGACGCTGAACCTTCAGGGCAGATGGACGGTGCATCCCAAGTTCGGCCGCCAGTTCGAGGTGGTCACTTTCGATCAGGCAAGGCCCGCCACCGAGAACGGCGTCATTCGCTTTTTGCAGTCGTCCATCAAGGGCGTGGGCGAGAAGACCGCCACCCTCATTGTCGAGGAATTCGGCGTGGAGGTCCTGGACCTGCTCGACGACGATCCTGAGCAGCTCCTGAAGATCAAGGGCATCTCCAAACGGAAGCTTGAGGACATCATCGAGTCGTGGAGCCGCCAGCGGGAGATCAAGAACCTGCTGGTGTTTCTTCAGTCCCATAATGTCCCGACCACTTTCGCGGGAAAGATATTTCATCTCTACGGGGCGCAGGCCGAGGCCAAGCTGCGGGAGAATCCTTACGACCTTGCCTACGAGATTCGGGGTGTGGGGTTCAAGACCGCCGACCACATGGCCATGAAGCTCGGTTTCCCTCCGGATTGCTCGCAACGCCTGGAAGCGGCCATCGCCTACACCATGCTGACTTCCTGCGAGCGCAACGGCCACCTGTTCATTCCCAAGCCTAAGCTGCTTGAGGACGTGGCCCGGATGCTCGACACCACGGATTACGACAAGCTGGAGCTTGCTCTCTACGGGCTTGAGGAGAAGAAGCGCATCCGTATCGAGGATTTGTCCGCGCAGGGCATATCCGAGGCGGTCTACCTCATGTATTTTTTTCATTATGAGAACGAGACCACCCAGCGCCTCTATCAGTTGGTCAGCCACCCCACGCCTATTTCCCGCAAGAAGATCGACAAGACGTTGCCCAAGGTGGAGGACAAGCTCGGCTTTACCCTGTCCGAGGAGCAGCGGGAGGCCGTTTTCGAGGCGTGTTCCAACAAGGTTTTCATTATCACCGGCGGACCCGGTACCGGAAAGACGACCATCACCAAGGCGATTCTCCTGACCCTCAAGGAGCTCGGCCTCAAGGTCATGCAGGCCGCTCCCACGGGCCGTGCGGCGAAGCGCATGGCCGAGGCCACCGGTCATTCCGCCAAAACCGTGCATCGTATGCTGCAATTCCAGCCCGACGGCGGATTTCACTACTGCGAGGACCAGAAGCTCAAGGCTGATGTCCTTGTGGTGGATGAGGCCTCCATGGTTGACGCCCAGCTTTTCGTTTCCATTCTGCGGGCATTGCCGCATACATGCCGCCTTATTCTCGTGGGCGACGTGAACCAGTTGCCCAGCGTGGGGCCGGGCAATGTCCTGGGCGATCTTATCGATTCCGGCCGCGTGCCGTGTTCCGTGCTGACCCACATCTTCCGCCAGGCGCAGGAGAGCTTCATCGTGGTCAACGCCCACCGCATCAATGAGGGCAAATTCCCGCGTCAGCACCCGAGCCCGCCGCCCGAGGCCGATTTCTATTGGGTTCCCCAGGAGGACCCGGTCAAGGTCCAGAGGCTGATTCTCGATTCGGTTTGCGAGCGTATTCCGGAGCGGTACGGGCTGGACCCCATGCGCGATATCCAGGTGCTCACCCCCATGCACAAGGGGGATGTGGGTACCCAGGCCCTGAACGGGGCCCTTCAGGAGCGGCTCAACCCCTCCAGGCCGGGCGTGCGCGAGCTTAAGCGCAAGTTCGCCATCTTTCGCGAGGGCGATCGGGTCATCCAGCTCAAGAACAACTACGATAAGGAAGTGTTCAACGGCGACCTCGGCTGGATTATGGAAGTGAACAAGGAAGATCAGGAGCTTATGGTCGAGTTCGACGGGAACTACGTCCACTTCGAGTCTTCGGATCTGGACGAGATCGGCCTCGCCTACGCGGTCAGCGTGCACAAGTCGCAGGGAAGCGAGTATCCGGCCGTGGTTATGCCCATCGTCACCCAGCACTTCCTGCTGTTGCAGCGGAACCTGCTCTACACCGGACTTACCCGCGCCCGCCAGCTTGCGGTGCTCATCGGCTCGGAACGCGCCTTCAAGATCGGCCTGAACAATGCCACCTCGGGCAATCGCCACACGCATCTGGCCTATCGTCTGCGGGATATTTTCGATCAGAACCGTCTCTACTAGCCCCCGCGCCCTAGCTCGCGGACGGTTGCAAAACAGTACAAAAAATGGTCTGGAATGGGCTGGTCATTCCGTTTGTGATGATTATTATTTCCCATTGGAAGGGGGCGTGGTCCGTACGCCCCGCGTATGAGAGAACAATAAAGTCAAGGAGACGTCAGTCATGCTCAGCGAGAAACTCGAAAATGCGCTCAACGCGCAGATGAACTGGGAAATCTATTCCGCACATATCTACCTTTCCATGGCCTCCCATTTCGCCAACGAGGGGCTGTCCGGCTTCTCCGCCTGGATGTATGCGCAGTATCAGGAAGAAATGTTCCACGCCATGCGGTTCTTCAATTACATCAATGAGGCCGGCGGACATGCCAAGCTCGGCACCATCGATGCTCCGCAGCATAGCTGGGAGACGCCGCTGGTAGCTTTCGAGGAAGCCCTCGAACATGAGAAGGGCGTTACCGCGCGCATCAACAAGATCGCCGATCTGGCCGTGGAGGAGCGCAACCACGCCGTGGGCATCTTCCTGCAGTGGTTCATCTCCGAGCAGGTCGAGGAAGAGGATTCCGTGAGCGATGCCGTCGGCAAGCTCAAGCTCGTGGGCGACGGCGGCGGACTGTTCATGCTCGACCGCGATCTCGGCACCAGGGTCTTCACCCCGCCGACCAACGCGTAGCCGACAGAATTTGTCGGCCGGGAGGAACGTATGTTCCTCCCGGCTTTTTTTTAACGATAAGCAGGGGAAGGCATGTCGGGTAAAAGCATCAATGTCGTCATAGGCGGCGCGGCGGGCCAGGGATTGGTCACCATCGGTCAGTTGCTTTCCAAGGCCGTGGTAAGGGCGGGGCATCATCTTTTGGTGACGCAACGGTACATGTCCCGGGTGCGCGGCGGACTCAACACATATGCCATCCGCATGGGCGGGGAGGACTTGTCCGGCGGAACCGAATCCATCGACATTCTGGCCGCTCTCAACGCCGAGGCTTTTTCCCGGCACGTCGGCGATGTCGTTGACGGGGGGCTGGTTGTGGCCGGAACCGATTTTGAAACCGGGGAGCGTGAAGCCCTCCGCATTCCCTTCGAGGAACTTGCTCCCAAACCGCTTTTTCACAACACCGTCATGCTCGGCGTGCTCGGCCGGACCATAGGTCTTGAACGCGGCATCCTTGAAGACCTGCTCAGGCAGACCTTCGGCAGGAAGGGCGAGGAGGTGATCGGGGCCAACCTGGAAGTCCTGCGCAACGCCTATGCCTGGGCTTCGGATCGGGATTACGGGTTTTCCCGTCGCGTCGGGCCGGGAAGCGGCCCGGGCAGGATGATGCTGAACGGCAACGAGGCCATCGCCCTGGGCGCGCTGGCCGCCGGCTGCAATTTTGTTTCCTACTATCCCATGACGCCGTCTTCCTCCGTGGCCATGACGCTCATCGCCAAAGGCGCGCCGCTCGGGCTGCAATACGAGCAGGCCGAGGACGAGCTGGCGGCCATGAACATGGCCATGGGCGCATCCTACGCCGGAGCCAGGACCTTGGTGACGACCTCCGGCGGCGGCTTCGCTCTCATGGGAGAAGCCGTCAGTCTGGCGGGCGTGTCGGAAACCCCTGTAGTTTGCATCGTGGTCCAGCGGCCCGGTCCGGCCACGGGGATGGCCACCCGGACCGAGCAGGCGGATCTCGATCTGGTGCTTCACGCCGGACACGGTGAGTTCCCCAGGGCCGTCTTCGCGCCCGCCACGCCCGAAGAATGCTTCTATTTGACGCATCGCGCCTTTGATCTGGCCGAGACCTATCAGACTCCGGTCTTCGTCCTCTCCGAGCAATATCTGGCGGATTCCTACCGGGATGTGGAGCCTTTTGACCTGGACGGCCTTCCCGAGGTTGCCCGGCCGCTTCTGGAATGGAACGGCGGCGAATACAAGCGCTACGCCGAGACGGAAGACGGCGTTTCTCCGCGATTGGTTCCCGGATTTTCCGAGGCCCTGGTTCGGGCCGATTCGCATGAGCATGACGAAAGCTCGCGGGTCACCGAGGACAAGGCCGTTCGCGTAAACCAGAATTCCAAGCGGTTGCGCAAGGAGTCCGGTTTGTTCGAAGAGGTCATCGGCCCGGATTATTACGGCGGGGAGAACGCCGATGTGCTGCTGGTTTGCTGGGGGCCCACATTGGGAGCCTGCCTGGAGGCTGTGGACCGCTACGAGGGCGACAAATCCCTGGCCGTACTGCATTTCAAGCAGGTCTACCCGTTGCGCGAGGAGCAGTTCATGGACTTCCTGGAAAGCGCGGGCAGGGTTGTCGCCGTCGAGGGCAACGCCACGGCCCAGTTCGCCCGGGTCATCGCGGGCGAAACCGGCTTCGTGATTCCCGACCGCGTCCTGCGGTTCGATGGCCGCGCCATGACCTGGGAATACGTCCTCAAGGGCCTTACCGACATCCTCTAGAACTGGAGCGGCAACTTATGGTTTCTATAGAAGAATACGGCGATTTTGATACTTCCTGGTGTCCCGGTTGCGGCAATTTCCTCATCCTCAAGAGCCTTAAGCAGGCGCTTGCCGTGCAGGGGATCGCGCCCCGCGACGTCATCATCTCGTCCGGGATAGGCCAGGCGGCCAAACTGCCGCACTATCTGCGTTGCAACATGTTCAACGGGCTTCACGGCCGGGCGCTGCCCGTGGCCCAGGGCATCAAGATGGCCAACCCGGAAGCGGCCGTGCTTTGCGTTTCCGGCGACGGCTGCACCTATGGCGAAGGGGGCAACCACTTTCTCGCCGCCATCCGACGCAACATCGATCTGACCTTGCTTGTCCACGACAACCAGATTTATGGCCTGACAAAGGGCCAGGCCAGTCCTACTTCGGCGCGTGGCCATGTAACCAAGGCCCAGCCTGAGGGCAACCGATCCGACGCCTTCAACCCGGTCAGCGTCGCCGTGGCCATGAAGGCTGGCTTTGTCGCCCGCGCCTTTTCCGGGGAACCGGAGCATCTGTCCGAGGTCATCAGGGAGGCCATGGCCTACAAGGGATTTTCTTTGGTGGACATTCTCCAGCCTTGTGTCTCCTTCAACAAGGTAAATACCTACGGCTGGTACAGCCAGAGAGTCTATTTCCCCCAGAACCACGACCCGTCGGACTGGGGCGCGGCCATGGTCCTGAGCGAGGAATTCGGCGACCGGATTCCGTTGGGGATCATCTATCGGGCCGAAAAGCCTGTGTTTGGTCTTGGCGCAAGGCTGGCCGAACATGAATACGATAAAAACGACTTGAAAGCGGTGTTGCAGTCGTATACTTAGCTCGGTTGCTGCGTGAAATCACTTTTAACGAGGTTATAATGAGCAACGAAGCGGAAAAGATCATCTATTCCATGTACAAGGTGACCAAGCGTCACGGGCAGAAGGAAGTTCTCAAGAACGTCTCCCTGTCCTATTTCTATGGCGCCAAGATCGGCGTGCTCGGCCTGAACGGTTCGGGCAAATCGTCGCTCCTGAAGATCCTGGCCGGAGTGGACGATCGGTTCGAGGGCGACATCCAAGTCAAGGACGGATACTCCATCGGCTATCTCGAACAGGAGCCTCTGGTTGACGAGACGCGCACCGTGCGTGAGGTCGTCGAGGAAGGCGTGGGCGAGATCATGAGCATCGTTCGTGAATACAACGCCATCAACGAGAAGTTCGCCGAGCCCATGGAACCCGAGGAGATGGACGCCCTTATCGAGCGTCAGGGCCAGGTGCAGGAACTCATGGACGCCAAGGGAGCCTGGGACATCGATTCCAAGCTCGAAATGGCCATGGATTCCCTTCGCTGCCCCCCCGGCGATACTTCGGTTTCCGTCATTTCCGGTGGTGAACGCCGCCGCGTCGCCCTGTGCCGCCTTTTGCTCCAGGCCCCGGACATCCTGCTTCTCGACGAGCCGACCAACCATCTGGACGCGGACTCCGTGGGCTGGCTGGAACGGTATCTTTCGTCCTTCCCCGGCACCGTTATCGCCGTTACCCATGACCGTTACTTCCTGGATAACGTGGCGGGTTGGATTCTTGAACTCGACCGCGGCCGCGGTATTCCCTGGAAGGGCAACTATTCCTCCTGGCTTGAGCAGAAGCAGAACCGTCTCGCCCAGGAAGGCAAGCAGGAGGCCGACCGCCAGAAGACGCTGGAGCGCGAACTGGAATGGATCCGCATGTCGCCCAAGGGCCGCCGCGCCAAGTCCAAGGCGCGCATCAATGCCTACGAGTCCATGCTTTCCCACGAGGCCGAGCGTTTGGCGGACGATCTGCAAATCTACATTCCGCCGGGACCCCATCTCGGCAAGCAGGTCATCGTGGCTGAAAACGTGACCAAGTCCAAGGGTGACAAGCTGCTCATGGAGAATGTCAGCTTCATTCTGCCGCCTAACGCCATCGTCGGCATTATCGGTCCGAACGGCGCGGGTAAATCCACCCTGTGCAAGATGATCGTGGGCGAGGAACAGCCCGACTCCGGAACTCTGACCCTTGGCGCCACGGTCAAGCTCGCCTACGCCGACCAGAACCGCGATTCCCTCATTCCCGGCAAGACCGTGTATGAGATCATCAGCGGTGGGGCCGAGTTCATCAAACTCGGCGACCGCGAGGTCAACGCCCGGGCTTATTGTTCCCGTTTCAATTTTGCGGGACAGGATCAGCAGAAGAAGGTCGACGTCCTTTCCGGCGGCGAGCGCAACCGCGTGCATATGGCCCAGATGCTCAAATCCGGGGCCAACGTGCTGCTTCTCGACGAACCGACCAATGATCTGGACGTCAACACCATGCGCGCCCTGGAGGACGGCCTGGAGAATTTCGCGGGCTGTGTTCTGGTCATCAGCCACGACCGCTGGTTCCTCGACCGTATCGCCACTCACATCATCGCCTTCGAGGGCGATGCGCAGGTGGTTATGTTGGAAGGCAACTACAGCGACTACGACGCCGACCGCAAAAAACGCCTGGGCGCTGATGCGGATCATCCGCATCGGTTGAAATTCAGGAAGCTGACGCGATAAGCGAACATACAAAAGGCCGGGTGACCGGCCTTTTTTTTTGATCCATATATAACTCACCGCTTTCGTTACAGAACACTGCGGAGCGAAAAAAATCCGCGCCAAGGGCGCTTACAAGGGATGCAAGGGGCGAACCCTTGCCCGCCGGAGGCGAAATCACCTGACTATTGCCGCGAAGCGGCTTGCAACGCCTGATTTTTTTCTTCAAGGCGTTAAAATGGAAGTTCCCTTCATCTTTGTTGTGCGGCAATCGGCGAGGCGCGCCTTCAAGCCCGGCGGAACTATCCCCGGCAGGTTGCCGATTCACTCTTGCCGATGGCGGGGCGGCGGTCGATGGCCACGGAATTGCCGGGAATGGACTTGGCGTATTTCTTGATGTGAGCGGCGCGCTCCCCGATTTCCATGAGGGAGCAGGGACCGTCGATTTCAATGACTCCGAGGGAGATCGTCACCAGGGGATACCTTCGTTCCTTGTCGTCGCGCCCTCTGGCTCGAATCCATCCGCGTTCCTTGTCTTCCATGCAGTAGCAGCTTTTGACCAGGCGGCCGAAACAGCGGGTGATCGATTGGCATAGCTTGTGGACGGAATCGGGCGGGGTGATGAGCACGAAGTCGTCGCCGCCGATATGGCAGAGGCGGGCGTCGTGGGGCGCATGTTTGCGCGTGGCCCACGACATGATGTCGGCGGCCAGCTTGATTATCCGGTCGCCGCTTTTGAAGCCGTAGGTGTCGTTGTAGACCTTGAAGTGGTCCAGATCGCCGTAGATGATGCTGAACTGCCGTTTCTGCTTGATGCGGGTTTCCACTTCCTGCTCGATGGCCACGTTGCCGGGCAGGCCGGTCAGGGGGTTGGTTCCCTTGGCCATCTCCACCTGAATTTTGGCCAGGACGTTGAGCAGGTCCTGGACCGTGACCACGTCGTAGAGCAGCCCTTTCTTGGTCACGATGATATCGTCGTAGGTCTTGATGTGCTCCCGCTTCATGGCCGTGCGCGCGGCCTGTTCCACCGGCATGTCCGCGTCCACGATGAGCGGGCTCTTGTCCATGATCGTGTCGATGCTCCGCTTGTGGTACAGGGCTATGCCGAACTGGGAGGAAAGCTGGCGGTTGAGGTGGTATTCCATGACCAGCCCCTTGGGCACGTTGTCCCGGACGACAACGATGTTCGTGAACGTATCGTTTTTACGGAAGAAATCGTGGGCAGAGGCTACCAGGCAGGACATCTCCATGGCGTGAGGGGCTTTGGCCAGATCGCCCACGGGCGGGGAACAGATAATATTGTTGGAGATGTCGCCGACGGTTTTGAGATGGCGGCATTCCTCGTTTACATCCGGCTTGGGGGCGGCCGGCCGGGCAAGAAAATACCCCTGGCCGCAGTGAACCCCGATGTTCTTGAGGCAAATGGCCTGTTCCCTGGTCTCGATGCCTTCACCTATGATCCGGGAACCGATTTTGTCCGCGAATGTGGCCGTGGTCTCCACCAGAGCGCGTTTGACCGGGTCTTTGTGGATGTCGTCGATGAGCGATTTGTCGAGCTTGATGTAGTCGGGCTGAAGTTCGGCTATGAGGGTCAGCCCGGAATAGCCCGCGCCAGCGTCGTCCACCGCGATTTGGAATCCCTGGCTGCGGTAGTGCGCCAGGGCGCGGTAGAACAGGTCGAAATCCTGGACGCTGTGCTGCTCGGTGATCTCAAAGACCACGTTGTCCGGGGTCAAACCGTACTTGTCCATGAGGTCCAGGGTCTGGCCCGGGGAAAACGACGGGTCGGCCATGGTCTTAGGATGGATGTTCAGAAAGAGCTTTTGGCCGTCCTTGAGTTCGCCCACGTTGCGAATGGCCGCTTCGCGGCAGAGCTTTTCGAGGGCGAAGAGGCGGCCCAGCTCCTCGGCGGTCTGGAACAGCATGACCGGGGAGCGGAATGCGGACCCCTCGGGTCCGCGCGCAAGGGCCTCCCATCCGAGAATGGTGTCCGTTCGGAAGTCCAGAATGGGTTGATAATGGGCCGAGACCCACCCTTGGACGAGGATGGTGTTGAAGCGGCTGGTGATGGACAGCTCGTTCATGTTCAGGGGACGGCTTTCCATGCGCAGGGCCGTGTTGAGCGCCTTGTTCAGGGCCGCGCCCCACTGGTCGTTGTCGGGCGCTATGGGAATCGGCGCGAAGCCCATGCCGAGGTCGATGCCAAGTCCCGTGTGGCGGAGCATCGTCGGCTCCAAGTCTTTCTGGGCCTGGGTTTTGTATTCGTAGGCGATGTCGGCGGGATTGTTGTCTTGGGGGACAAGGAAGGCCGCTTTGCCTGCTGCCGGTCTGATGACGCGCATGTTGCGGGCTTTGTTGGCGGCCGCCGTGGAAGCCAGGGATTCCCCCAGTTCCTTTTCGAGGAGATCGACGAAGCTTTGTCCGTACATCTCCTTGAGCTTTACATAATCTTTGATGGTAATGAGGATGAGGGTCCTGGTCAGCATGGGCCCGGTAGGGAGTTCCCTGAGAATGTCCGCTGATAGTTCCGTATGCATCGTCGTTCCCCCGTAACTGGAAAGGCGGATCGAGTATGTGTTTGGGCTGCATGGCCATGCCGCCTCGTGACGTCGAGTTGTCACCGCCATGCGACTCGCGCACCCGTTCTCTTACATGGGAGGCGCGATCGGTTGTTACTTCCCGGTGACGGGTCTTTGAAATTTTTGTTTCAGCAATAAAAAAGGCAGCCTGAGGCTGCCTTTTTTGATTAAGCGAAGCTGCGCGGTTAGCGGTAGTAGAGGTTTCGGCCGCCGATGGTCAGGAAGGCCTGATGCAGGTTCTTGCGGATGTCCTTGCGGCTCCACACGCCCT from Desulfovibrio sp. Fe33 encodes the following:
- a CDS encoding GGDEF domain-containing protein, with the translated sequence MLTRTLILITIKDYVKLKEMYGQSFVDLLEKELGESLASTAAANKARNMRVIRPAAGKAAFLVPQDNNPADIAYEYKTQAQKDLEPTMLRHTGLGIDLGMGFAPIPIAPDNDQWGAALNKALNTALRMESRPLNMNELSITSRFNTILVQGWVSAHYQPILDFRTDTILGWEALARGPEGSAFRSPVMLFQTAEELGRLFALEKLCREAAIRNVGELKDGQKLFLNIHPKTMADPSFSPGQTLDLMDKYGLTPDNVVFEITEQHSVQDFDLFYRALAHYRSQGFQIAVDDAGAGYSGLTLIAELQPDYIKLDKSLIDDIHKDPVKRALVETTATFADKIGSRIIGEGIETREQAICLKNIGVHCGQGYFLARPAAPKPDVNEECRHLKTVGDISNNIICSPPVGDLAKAPHAMEMSCLVASAHDFFRKNDTFTNIVVVRDNVPKGLVMEYHLNRQLSSQFGIALYHKRSIDTIMDKSPLIVDADMPVEQAARTAMKREHIKTYDDIIVTKKGLLYDVVTVQDLLNVLAKIQVEMAKGTNPLTGLPGNVAIEQEVETRIKQKRQFSIIYGDLDHFKVYNDTYGFKSGDRIIKLAADIMSWATRKHAPHDARLCHIGGDDFVLITPPDSVHKLCQSITRCFGRLVKSCYCMEDKERGWIRARGRDDKERRYPLVTISLGVIEIDGPCSLMEIGERAAHIKKYAKSIPGNSVAIDRRPAIGKSESATCRG
- the ettA gene encoding energy-dependent translational throttle protein EttA — translated: MSNEAEKIIYSMYKVTKRHGQKEVLKNVSLSYFYGAKIGVLGLNGSGKSSLLKILAGVDDRFEGDIQVKDGYSIGYLEQEPLVDETRTVREVVEEGVGEIMSIVREYNAINEKFAEPMEPEEMDALIERQGQVQELMDAKGAWDIDSKLEMAMDSLRCPPGDTSVSVISGGERRRVALCRLLLQAPDILLLDEPTNHLDADSVGWLERYLSSFPGTVIAVTHDRYFLDNVAGWILELDRGRGIPWKGNYSSWLEQKQNRLAQEGKQEADRQKTLERELEWIRMSPKGRRAKSKARINAYESMLSHEAERLADDLQIYIPPGPHLGKQVIVAENVTKSKGDKLLMENVSFILPPNAIVGIIGPNGAGKSTLCKMIVGEEQPDSGTLTLGATVKLAYADQNRDSLIPGKTVYEIISGGAEFIKLGDREVNARAYCSRFNFAGQDQQKKVDVLSGGERNRVHMAQMLKSGANVLLLDEPTNDLDVNTMRALEDGLENFAGCVLVISHDRWFLDRIATHIIAFEGDAQVVMLEGNYSDYDADRKKRLGADADHPHRLKFRKLTR
- a CDS encoding 2-oxoacid:ferredoxin oxidoreductase subunit beta, whose translation is MVSIEEYGDFDTSWCPGCGNFLILKSLKQALAVQGIAPRDVIISSGIGQAAKLPHYLRCNMFNGLHGRALPVAQGIKMANPEAAVLCVSGDGCTYGEGGNHFLAAIRRNIDLTLLVHDNQIYGLTKGQASPTSARGHVTKAQPEGNRSDAFNPVSVAVAMKAGFVARAFSGEPEHLSEVIREAMAYKGFSLVDILQPCVSFNKVNTYGWYSQRVYFPQNHDPSDWGAAMVLSEEFGDRIPLGIIYRAEKPVFGLGARLAEHEYDKNDLKAVLQSYT
- a CDS encoding 2-oxoacid:acceptor oxidoreductase subunit alpha — its product is MSGKSINVVIGGAAGQGLVTIGQLLSKAVVRAGHHLLVTQRYMSRVRGGLNTYAIRMGGEDLSGGTESIDILAALNAEAFSRHVGDVVDGGLVVAGTDFETGEREALRIPFEELAPKPLFHNTVMLGVLGRTIGLERGILEDLLRQTFGRKGEEVIGANLEVLRNAYAWASDRDYGFSRRVGPGSGPGRMMLNGNEAIALGALAAGCNFVSYYPMTPSSSVAMTLIAKGAPLGLQYEQAEDELAAMNMAMGASYAGARTLVTTSGGGFALMGEAVSLAGVSETPVVCIVVQRPGPATGMATRTEQADLDLVLHAGHGEFPRAVFAPATPEECFYLTHRAFDLAETYQTPVFVLSEQYLADSYRDVEPFDLDGLPEVARPLLEWNGGEYKRYAETEDGVSPRLVPGFSEALVRADSHEHDESSRVTEDKAVRVNQNSKRLRKESGLFEEVIGPDYYGGENADVLLVCWGPTLGACLEAVDRYEGDKSLAVLHFKQVYPLREEQFMDFLESAGRVVAVEGNATAQFARVIAGETGFVIPDRVLRFDGRAMTWEYVLKGLTDIL
- a CDS encoding ferritin, with protein sequence MLSEKLENALNAQMNWEIYSAHIYLSMASHFANEGLSGFSAWMYAQYQEEMFHAMRFFNYINEAGGHAKLGTIDAPQHSWETPLVAFEEALEHEKGVTARINKIADLAVEERNHAVGIFLQWFISEQVEEEDSVSDAVGKLKLVGDGGGLFMLDRDLGTRVFTPPTNA
- the recD2 gene encoding SF1B family DNA helicase RecD2, producing MSDEQLISLPDVEVVGVVYHNKENGYAIARVRTKNEPGQITIVGTLGELAGGATLNLQGRWTVHPKFGRQFEVVTFDQARPATENGVIRFLQSSIKGVGEKTATLIVEEFGVEVLDLLDDDPEQLLKIKGISKRKLEDIIESWSRQREIKNLLVFLQSHNVPTTFAGKIFHLYGAQAEAKLRENPYDLAYEIRGVGFKTADHMAMKLGFPPDCSQRLEAAIAYTMLTSCERNGHLFIPKPKLLEDVARMLDTTDYDKLELALYGLEEKKRIRIEDLSAQGISEAVYLMYFFHYENETTQRLYQLVSHPTPISRKKIDKTLPKVEDKLGFTLSEEQREAVFEACSNKVFIITGGPGTGKTTITKAILLTLKELGLKVMQAAPTGRAAKRMAEATGHSAKTVHRMLQFQPDGGFHYCEDQKLKADVLVVDEASMVDAQLFVSILRALPHTCRLILVGDVNQLPSVGPGNVLGDLIDSGRVPCSVLTHIFRQAQESFIVVNAHRINEGKFPRQHPSPPPEADFYWVPQEDPVKVQRLILDSVCERIPERYGLDPMRDIQVLTPMHKGDVGTQALNGALQERLNPSRPGVRELKRKFAIFREGDRVIQLKNNYDKEVFNGDLGWIMEVNKEDQELMVEFDGNYVHFESSDLDEIGLAYAVSVHKSQGSEYPAVVMPIVTQHFLLLQRNLLYTGLTRARQLAVLIGSERAFKIGLNNATSGNRHTHLAYRLRDIFDQNRLY
- the recR gene encoding recombination mediator RecR; amino-acid sequence: MQNLPGPLKEVVDQLSSLPGIGPKSALRIALTLLKMPRERAAGVGQSIIELRERLCLCEDCACLAESSPCAICADPSRDTGQLCLVPEWDALLAMEEMGIYRGKYLVLGGLLSPLDGVDPGQLEIDRLRRRLSTGDFTELILALGATLDAEATASYVKNLVESEFPGVSATRLAQGIPIGGEVKFMDKETLKQSLVHRQKV